From one Prochlorococcus marinus str. MIT 0912 genomic stretch:
- a CDS encoding DUF1651 domain-containing protein, whose product MQNESWLVKKDRVWAMRFLKDKHPDEDGTTYIRVHYASCRLRFLHGITPHVQLHESEKLTYEKARDLWRSSVESEWEVSKKPLWETS is encoded by the coding sequence ATGCAAAATGAAAGTTGGCTTGTGAAAAAAGATCGAGTCTGGGCAATGAGGTTTTTAAAAGATAAACACCCTGATGAAGACGGAACTACATACATAAGGGTTCACTACGCTAGCTGCAGGCTCAGATTCCTACACGGCATTACTCCTCATGTTCAATTACATGAAAGTGAGAAGCTAACTTATGAAAAAGCAAGAGACCTATGGAGGTCGTCAGTGGAATCAGAATGGGAAGTCTCTAAGAAACCCTTATGGGAGACCTCTTAA
- a CDS encoding DUF3303 domain-containing protein: protein MLYIQHWKFKPGYHQKGAEKFLATGAPYEGAEMLGRYHAPGSLEGWILVKSEDPKALYQHAAEWAEFLEWETTPVFTDEEAGPICAKIYS, encoded by the coding sequence ATGCTTTACATTCAGCATTGGAAATTCAAGCCTGGTTACCACCAAAAAGGTGCTGAGAAATTTTTAGCGACAGGTGCTCCTTATGAAGGAGCAGAAATGTTGGGTAGATATCACGCTCCAGGATCACTTGAAGGTTGGATTCTTGTTAAATCAGAAGACCCAAAAGCACTTTATCAGCATGCAGCTGAATGGGCTGAATTTCTAGAATGGGAAACAACTCCAGTATTTACAGATGAAGAAGCTGGCCCCATTTGCGCAAAAATCTACAGTTGA
- a CDS encoding chlorophyll a/b-binding protein — MNKETNYWKTAEQMNGRLAMMGFFAAVINYGITGWIIPGIV; from the coding sequence ATGAACAAAGAAACTAACTACTGGAAAACAGCAGAGCAAATGAATGGTCGTCTAGCGATGATGGGCTTCTTTGCTGCAGTGATTAACTACGGAATAACAGGTTGGATCATTCCAGGAATTGTTTAG
- a CDS encoding high light inducible protein: protein MKNQTTETQRVEEGKVIAERLNGLAASVGCLALVGAYLTTGQIIPGFV from the coding sequence ATGAAAAACCAAACTACAGAAACTCAAAGAGTAGAAGAAGGCAAAGTAATTGCTGAAAGACTCAATGGTCTCGCTGCATCTGTTGGCTGCTTGGCTCTTGTCGGTGCATACCTAACAACCGGTCAAATCATTCCAGGTTTCGTGTAA
- a CDS encoding PAP/fibrillin family protein, which produces MDNTLKLIEFLEQAPNSKKIIQLIELAECEFSVDITKQINHLKGVWELRWSSSKSPFLNYSPLLDNLQIIDPENDRGLNFLRPKGFLGNILATNILAELNIIDQKRINVSFKKAGIIGPQLLGKNIGLFSEIKKTQKGWLDTTVLTNKLRVCKGYKGTTFALLKREDLLTADFFNLIIN; this is translated from the coding sequence ATGGATAACACATTAAAATTGATAGAATTTCTAGAGCAAGCTCCAAATTCAAAGAAAATTATTCAGCTTATTGAATTAGCTGAATGTGAATTTTCTGTAGACATAACCAAGCAAATAAACCATCTTAAAGGTGTGTGGGAATTGAGATGGAGTAGTTCAAAGTCTCCTTTCCTAAACTATTCGCCGTTATTAGATAATCTTCAAATAATAGATCCAGAAAACGATAGAGGACTTAATTTTTTGAGACCCAAGGGTTTTTTAGGTAATATTTTGGCGACTAATATTTTGGCTGAATTGAACATTATTGATCAGAAACGCATAAATGTTAGCTTCAAAAAAGCAGGGATAATTGGACCTCAGTTATTAGGTAAAAACATAGGCCTCTTCTCAGAAATAAAAAAAACTCAAAAGGGGTGGCTAGATACAACCGTATTAACTAATAAATTGCGAGTATGTAAGGGGTATAAAGGTACAACGTTTGCATTATTAAAAAGAGAAGATCTATTAACAGCTGACTTTTTCAATTTAATCATTAATTAA
- a CDS encoding protein adenylyltransferase SelO family protein, translating to MGSTKAMQTTRTFSEFAKKADYSLLDSLEPDPQATDDGDDHLTREVFSGHYVPVTPTAIPKPEYVAHSKILFNELGLSQELALDELFRRLFSGDISAATTPMRPFGWATGYALSIYGTEYTQQCPFGTGNGYGDGRAISVFEGLFNGKRWEMQLKGGGPTPYCRGADGRAVLRSSVREFLAQEYMQSLGVPTSRSLTLYVSKSETVRRPWYTKDSNSIDPDILVETPAAISTRVAPSFLRVGQIELFARRVRNNEHQDAMKELEMIVKHLIVRNYKEEIDPTLSFSDQVVELANSFRERLTSLVANWMRIGYCQGNFNSDNCAAGGFTLDYGPFGFCELFDPRFQPWTGGGEHFAFFNQQVAAEANYQMFWGAIRPLLTGNAKALDRLDIIRDGFTTVMNQKMENMWTKKLGLVTYDAPLVNEMLQLMVHTKVDYTIFFRKLSSIPKKLKDLKDSFYLPISEEIETKWISWLQRWREHVIKKGDQNKISAKMKRINPKYTWREWLITPAYEMAEKGDYGLIMELQAVLDKPYEEQSLEVQKKYDRLKPKKFFGAGGISHYSCSS from the coding sequence ATGGGCAGTACTAAAGCTATGCAGACAACTAGAACTTTCTCAGAGTTTGCAAAAAAAGCTGACTACTCATTATTGGATTCTCTCGAACCTGATCCTCAGGCAACAGATGATGGTGACGACCACCTAACAAGAGAGGTCTTTTCTGGTCACTATGTACCTGTTACTCCAACAGCAATTCCAAAGCCAGAATATGTCGCTCACAGTAAAATATTATTTAACGAGTTAGGCTTGAGTCAGGAACTTGCTCTAGATGAGCTTTTTCGTCGTCTATTCTCCGGCGACATAAGTGCTGCGACAACACCGATGCGACCATTTGGATGGGCTACCGGTTACGCACTATCTATCTATGGAACTGAATATACTCAGCAATGTCCATTTGGGACAGGTAACGGCTATGGAGATGGGAGAGCTATTTCTGTATTTGAAGGTCTTTTTAATGGCAAAAGATGGGAAATGCAACTGAAAGGAGGAGGTCCAACACCATACTGTAGAGGGGCTGATGGACGAGCAGTGCTTCGTTCAAGTGTTCGTGAGTTTTTAGCGCAGGAATATATGCAATCACTCGGAGTACCAACATCACGATCTCTAACACTGTATGTCTCTAAATCTGAAACAGTCCGCAGGCCTTGGTATACAAAAGACTCCAATTCAATCGATCCAGACATCTTGGTAGAGACACCAGCTGCAATCTCAACACGAGTCGCGCCATCATTTTTACGGGTAGGTCAGATAGAACTCTTTGCACGTCGAGTACGCAACAATGAGCATCAAGATGCAATGAAAGAGCTCGAGATGATTGTGAAGCACTTAATCGTAAGAAATTACAAGGAGGAAATTGATCCGACCCTTAGCTTTAGCGATCAAGTCGTTGAGCTCGCAAATTCATTCCGAGAACGACTCACATCATTAGTAGCTAATTGGATGCGGATAGGCTACTGCCAAGGTAATTTCAACAGTGACAACTGCGCTGCAGGAGGTTTCACCCTCGATTACGGTCCATTTGGTTTTTGCGAACTCTTCGATCCTAGATTCCAACCTTGGACAGGAGGTGGTGAACATTTTGCTTTCTTTAACCAACAAGTTGCTGCCGAAGCAAATTATCAAATGTTTTGGGGGGCGATTCGACCTCTACTTACCGGCAACGCAAAGGCACTGGATAGGCTAGATATCATCCGCGATGGATTTACTACGGTAATGAATCAGAAAATGGAGAACATGTGGACAAAGAAACTAGGCTTAGTCACCTATGACGCACCTCTAGTAAATGAAATGCTACAACTCATGGTTCACACAAAGGTCGACTACACAATCTTTTTCCGAAAACTTTCAAGTATCCCCAAAAAACTTAAGGACTTGAAAGATAGCTTCTATCTACCAATTTCAGAAGAGATTGAGACCAAATGGATCAGTTGGTTGCAAAGATGGCGGGAGCACGTAATTAAAAAAGGTGATCAAAATAAAATATCAGCAAAAATGAAACGCATTAATCCAAAATACACATGGAGGGAATGGCTCATCACACCAGCATACGAAATGGCAGAGAAAGGCGACTATGGTCTCATAATGGAACTACAAGCAGTTTTAGACAAACCTTACGAGGAACAATCATTAGAGGTACAGAAAAAATACGACAGACTCAAGCCCAAGAAATTCTTTGGAGCCGGTGGGATTTCCCATTACAGCTGTTCCTCATGA
- a CDS encoding DUF3303 domain-containing protein, producing MQRYLISYEFNDGEDQEIGGDMLVKWYETGGVENRPETYEVHSWVFMIQNGIGHCVVRADSLETIWKLWHPWRKLMDITIQPCSDLEETISLIKQTRSK from the coding sequence ATGCAGCGTTATCTAATCTCCTATGAATTTAATGATGGAGAAGATCAAGAAATAGGTGGAGATATGTTGGTTAAGTGGTACGAAACAGGAGGAGTAGAGAATAGACCAGAAACCTATGAGGTCCATTCGTGGGTTTTTATGATTCAAAATGGTATCGGTCATTGTGTCGTTAGGGCGGACTCTTTAGAAACGATATGGAAACTGTGGCATCCTTGGAGGAAATTAATGGATATAACTATTCAGCCTTGTTCAGATCTAGAAGAAACTATCTCATTGATCAAACAAACCAGATCCAAGTAG
- the psbA gene encoding photosystem II q(b) protein produces MTTIQQQRSSLLKGWPQFCEWVTSTNNRIYVGWFGVLMIPCLLAATTCFIVAFIAAPPVDIDGIREPVAGSFMYGNNIISGAVVPSSNAIGLHFYPIWEAATLDEWLYNGGPYQLVIFHFLIGISAYMGRQWELSYRLGMRPWICVAYSAPVSAAFAVFLVYPFGQGSFSDGMPLGISGTFNFMFVFQAEHNILMHPFHMAGVAGMFGGALFSAMHGSLVTSSLIRETTGLDSQNYGYKFGQEEETYNIVAAHGYFGRLIFQYASFNNSRSLHFFLASWPVICVWLTSMGICTMAFNLNGFNFNQSVVDTSGKVVPTWGDVLNRANLGMEVMHERNAHNFPLDLAAAESTSVALVAPAIG; encoded by the coding sequence ATGACCACCATTCAGCAGCAGCGTTCTTCGTTGCTCAAAGGTTGGCCACAATTCTGCGAGTGGGTTACTTCCACTAACAACCGTATTTATGTCGGTTGGTTCGGTGTATTGATGATCCCTTGCCTTCTTGCGGCAACAACTTGTTTCATCGTTGCTTTTATCGCTGCTCCTCCAGTTGATATCGACGGTATCCGTGAGCCAGTAGCTGGTTCATTCATGTATGGAAACAACATCATTTCTGGTGCTGTTGTTCCTTCAAGTAACGCTATCGGCCTTCACTTCTACCCAATCTGGGAAGCAGCAACTCTTGATGAGTGGCTATATAACGGCGGCCCTTACCAGCTTGTAATCTTCCACTTCCTTATTGGTATCTCTGCATACATGGGACGTCAGTGGGAGCTTTCATACCGTTTAGGTATGCGCCCATGGATCTGTGTTGCTTACTCAGCTCCTGTATCAGCAGCTTTCGCTGTATTCCTTGTTTACCCATTCGGTCAGGGTTCATTCTCTGATGGTATGCCTCTAGGAATCTCTGGAACATTCAACTTCATGTTCGTTTTCCAGGCTGAGCACAACATCTTGATGCACCCATTCCATATGGCTGGTGTAGCAGGTATGTTCGGTGGTGCTTTGTTCTCTGCAATGCACGGTTCTTTGGTTACTTCATCACTTATCCGTGAGACCACAGGACTTGATTCACAGAACTACGGTTACAAGTTTGGACAAGAAGAAGAGACATACAACATCGTTGCAGCTCATGGCTACTTCGGTCGTTTGATCTTCCAATATGCAAGCTTCAACAACAGCCGCAGCCTTCACTTCTTCTTGGCTTCATGGCCAGTGATTTGTGTTTGGTTGACATCTATGGGCATCTGCACCATGGCGTTCAACTTGAACGGCTTTAACTTCAACCAGTCTGTAGTTGATACTTCAGGCAAGGTTGTACCAACCTGGGGTGACGTACTTAACCGTGCAAACCTTGGTATGGAAGTAATGCACGAGCGTAATGCTCACAACTTCCCACTTGACCTAGCAGCTGCTGAGTCTACTTCTGTAGCTCTTGTTGCACCTGCAATCGGTTAA
- a CDS encoding DUF3764 family protein, producing the protein MALETTVFNFKISVPFEQWAAVYDSEENKQLMKEEKIVFLYRGINKDDPSSAVVIEQAEEGKSIAMFSNPEVKPLIEEAGYIYDSTVITSYLRN; encoded by the coding sequence TTGGCTCTAGAAACAACTGTATTCAACTTTAAGATTTCTGTTCCGTTTGAACAATGGGCAGCGGTATATGACAGTGAAGAAAACAAACAACTTATGAAAGAAGAAAAAATTGTTTTTCTTTATAGAGGGATAAATAAAGATGATCCAAGTAGTGCCGTTGTTATAGAGCAGGCTGAAGAAGGTAAATCAATCGCAATGTTTTCCAATCCTGAAGTAAAACCTTTAATTGAGGAAGCTGGATACATTTATGATTCAACCGTCATCACTAGTTACTTACGAAATTAA
- a CDS encoding chlorophyll a/b-binding protein, producing MTSSTSSQVITEYGKQNIFGRETQPQLVEDYTSYPEEAEKTNGRWAMIGMVSLLVSYFTTGQIIPGIF from the coding sequence ATGACAAGTTCAACCTCATCTCAAGTAATCACTGAGTACGGCAAGCAAAATATCTTTGGCCGTGAAACACAGCCTCAGCTTGTAGAGGACTACACCAGTTATCCAGAAGAAGCAGAAAAGACAAATGGCCGTTGGGCAATGATCGGAATGGTCAGTCTTTTGGTTTCATACTTCACAACAGGTCAAATCATTCCTGGAATTTTCTAA
- the nei gene encoding endonuclease VIII, with translation MPEGPEIRRAADRISKALIGKEIIESNFYYERIREKEEKVKNKNIKEITTKGKAMLIRFENDWSMYSHNQLYGRWTVNLNTTRVKSARALRVVLKTKKHAVRLWSATNIDLIPTSEEDEHPFLKKIGPDVLNESCSFELIEERLTSKNFHKKKASTLMLDQTFFAGLGNYLRSEILFDAKIHPDDRPFDLDKTKITQWANSIKNISHLAYKTGGFTVSKSLADKNKANGESKRSYRHAVFMRNKYECLDCKSRIERKWYGKRKLDYCPSCQIQRAKV, from the coding sequence ATGCCGGAAGGACCAGAGATTAGACGCGCTGCGGATAGGATTAGCAAAGCTTTAATTGGTAAAGAAATTATTGAAAGTAATTTCTACTACGAGCGGATAAGAGAAAAGGAGGAGAAAGTTAAAAACAAAAACATCAAAGAGATAACGACTAAAGGGAAGGCAATGCTTATCCGATTCGAGAATGATTGGTCAATGTATAGCCATAATCAGTTATATGGGAGATGGACAGTTAATTTAAATACAACAAGAGTCAAATCAGCAAGAGCTCTTAGAGTGGTTTTAAAAACAAAAAAACATGCAGTTAGATTGTGGTCGGCGACAAATATTGATTTAATTCCAACTTCTGAAGAGGATGAGCATCCATTCTTAAAGAAAATCGGTCCCGATGTCCTAAATGAATCTTGTAGTTTTGAGTTAATAGAAGAAAGATTAACGTCTAAAAATTTCCACAAAAAGAAAGCCTCAACTTTAATGCTTGATCAAACTTTCTTCGCTGGATTAGGGAACTATCTTCGCTCAGAAATCTTATTCGATGCAAAAATACATCCAGATGATAGGCCATTTGACCTTGACAAAACGAAAATCACTCAATGGGCAAACTCAATCAAAAACATCTCACATTTAGCTTATAAAACAGGAGGATTTACAGTCTCAAAATCATTAGCAGACAAAAACAAAGCGAATGGAGAGTCCAAAAGATCTTATAGACATGCTGTTTTCATGAGAAATAAATATGAATGTTTAGATTGCAAGAGTCGTATAGAGAGGAAATGGTATGGAAAAAGGAAGCTTGATTATTGCCCTAGCTGTCAAATTCAAAGAGCTAAAGTTTAA
- a CDS encoding high light inducible protein produces MQPSNKTILERSIGRPAMMAFVLLTGIYLTTGQLIPGVV; encoded by the coding sequence ATGCAACCATCTAACAAAACGATCTTAGAAAGAAGCATCGGCAGACCAGCCATGATGGCATTCGTTCTTCTAACAGGTATCTACCTAACAACCGGTCAACTTATCCCAGGTGTCGTTTAA
- a CDS encoding putative quinol monooxygenase: MSFGAETPFILLARIQVKPEKVQEYLLLAAKTDKAVEDSEPGMLHHTFDQDPENPFCFVWSEVYKNDEAFLAHLANPPVGEYLQGHAELGHNFTVEVYGTVGEKCKAAMEATGLPLKIFESKLGYSRV, from the coding sequence ATGTCATTCGGAGCCGAAACACCTTTTATTCTTCTTGCTCGTATTCAAGTGAAGCCCGAAAAGGTTCAAGAATATTTATTACTTGCCGCTAAAACAGATAAAGCTGTTGAGGATTCAGAACCAGGAATGTTGCATCATACTTTTGATCAAGATCCCGAGAATCCTTTTTGTTTCGTTTGGTCCGAAGTTTATAAAAATGACGAAGCTTTCCTTGCACATTTAGCAAATCCACCTGTTGGTGAATATTTACAGGGTCATGCAGAACTTGGCCATAATTTTACAGTCGAGGTTTATGGAACTGTTGGAGAAAAATGTAAAGCGGCAATGGAAGCAACTGGATTGCCATTGAAAATCTTTGAAAGCAAACTTGGTTACAGCAGGGTCTAA
- a CDS encoding TIGR01548 family HAD-type hydrolase: MMNNIGLILFDIDGVIRDVTNSYRLAIQETVNFFSGWRPSIEDIDSIKSEGCWNNDWDLSLEMINRHVQTNNLSFSAPSRKILIECFENFYFGGDPNHDSSEWSGFIKDETLLVKQTLFKELTQRRIGWGFVSGAELPSAKFVLEQRLGLAYAPLIAMGEAPEKPDPTGFISLSSKLSKNPLGLSNPPIAYIGDTVADVKTVINARIKIPDQKFISIAIAPPHLHVDSSREKRLSYEAELSKAGADLIIKSMDNLKNEILNLFINQ; this comes from the coding sequence ATGATGAATAATATTGGCCTAATTTTATTTGATATAGATGGGGTTATTCGTGACGTAACAAACAGCTATCGATTGGCTATCCAAGAAACTGTAAATTTTTTTAGTGGGTGGAGACCCTCGATAGAAGATATTGATTCTATAAAAAGTGAAGGCTGTTGGAACAATGATTGGGATTTGAGCCTAGAGATGATTAATAGACATGTACAAACAAACAATCTTTCTTTTTCAGCTCCGTCTAGAAAAATATTAATTGAATGCTTTGAAAACTTTTATTTTGGTGGAGATCCAAACCATGACTCTAGTGAATGGTCAGGTTTTATTAAGGATGAAACTTTATTAGTCAAACAAACACTTTTTAAGGAATTAACTCAGCGAAGAATTGGTTGGGGTTTCGTAAGTGGAGCTGAATTACCATCAGCGAAATTCGTCTTAGAGCAGAGGCTTGGCTTAGCCTATGCTCCCTTGATTGCAATGGGTGAAGCGCCTGAAAAACCTGATCCAACAGGTTTTATTTCATTATCTTCTAAACTTTCAAAAAATCCTTTAGGCCTTTCCAACCCTCCAATTGCATATATTGGAGATACTGTTGCAGATGTTAAAACAGTAATAAATGCTCGAATTAAGATCCCTGATCAGAAATTTATCAGTATCGCTATTGCTCCCCCACATTTACATGTAGATTCAAGTCGAGAGAAACGTCTAAGTTATGAGGCAGAGTTGAGTAAAGCAGGGGCAGACCTGATTATTAAATCGATGGACAATTTAAAAAATGAAATTCTAAATTTGTTTATAAACCAATAG
- a CDS encoding cytochrome oxidase, with protein MPSNKKQVSVPWELNIGEDNYLKEPWILKKGKEFITIETDNNNKGNFFLQKNDEKRLSLSALQIKLTYHQLIDFGYKLQKTKRKKTKNKAITDESI; from the coding sequence ATGCCATCAAATAAAAAACAAGTCTCAGTTCCATGGGAATTAAATATTGGGGAAGATAATTATCTAAAAGAGCCTTGGATTCTTAAGAAAGGGAAAGAGTTTATTACTATTGAGACTGATAATAATAATAAAGGAAATTTTTTTCTTCAAAAAAATGATGAAAAACGTCTTTCTTTAAGTGCTTTACAAATTAAATTGACCTATCATCAACTCATTGATTTTGGTTATAAGCTTCAAAAAACAAAGAGAAAAAAAACAAAAAATAAAGCTATCACTGATGAATCAATTTGA